A stretch of the Carassius carassius chromosome 6, fCarCar2.1, whole genome shotgun sequence genome encodes the following:
- the LOC132142102 gene encoding CD209 antigen-like protein E, with protein sequence MRLHLAITTNGYNSCLRTIGGSRCLVLITVCFQIICVLLLINNILLHITIRTDRDLIKSYKNTVEEFNQTINSLQDNTDLMTEKHQLQNNLSSLSQKNLELKARVKDLTDEKKQLQRDFDFLNKKGSVCFFMSTESKSWSDSRQYCRDRGADLVIINTEEKQRFISSLVKERVWIGLSDRENEGVMKWVDNSTLNKGFWLNGEPNNYAGKEDCIELNYYRGNMELSLLNNWNDLTCSDKKKGICEK encoded by the exons ATGAGGCTTCATCTCGCCATCACTACCAATGGATACAATAGTTGCCTACGCACCATCG GAGGAAGTAGATGTTTGGTGTTGATCACAGTGTGTTTTCAGATTATTTGTGTTCTTCTGCTGATCAACAACATACTGCTGCACATTACCATCAGAACAGATAGAGACCTGATAAAGAGTTACAAGAACACAGTTGAAGAGTTTAATCAAACCATCAATAGCTTACAGGACAACACTGATCTAATGACTGAAAAACATCAACTACAGAACAACCTCAGCTCTTTGAGTCAGAAGAACCTGGAACTGAAGGCCAGAGTCAAAGATCTCACTGATGAGAAAAAACAGTTACAGAGAGattttgactttttgaataaaaagggctcagtttgtttcttcatgtccACTGAGTCGAAGAGCTGGTCTGACAGCAGACAGTACTGCAGGGATCGTGGAGCTGATCTGGTCATTATCAACACTGAAGAGAAGcag AGGTTCATATCTTCATTAGTCAAGGAAAGAGTGTGGATTGGTTTGTCTGACAGAGAGAACGAGGGCGTCATGAAATGGGTGGATAATTCAACACTGAATAAAGG GTTTTGGCTCAATGGTGAGCCAAACAACTACGCTGGAAAAGAGGACTGTATTGAACTGAATTATTATAGAGGGAACATGGAATTGTCACTGCTGAACAACTGGAATGATCTTACATGCTCTGACAAGAAAAAGGGGATTTGTGAGAAATAG